One region of Alosa alosa isolate M-15738 ecotype Scorff River chromosome 1, AALO_Geno_1.1, whole genome shotgun sequence genomic DNA includes:
- the msmo1 gene encoding methylsterol monooxygenase 1: MDVNGSVTVLSSALLAVDYVDSVLPENPLQQPLQQAWNHMLQSYTKFQIATWGSLVVHEFIYFFFCLPGFLFQFLPFMQKYKIQADKPETWEKQWRCFKMLLFNHFCIQLPLICGTYYFTEFFNIPYDWDTMPRWPLLLAQCFGCAVIEDTWHYFLHRALHHRRIYKYIHKVHHEFTSPFGMQAEYAHPLETLILGAGFFIGIMVFCNHVILLWAWVTFRLLETIDVHSGYDIPLNPLHLIPFYAGARFHDFHHMNFVGNYGSTFTWWDKLFSTDAQFHNHQQKQKQQ; the protein is encoded by the exons ATGGATGTGAATGGAAGTGTGAcggtcctctcctctgctctcctggcAGTGGACTATGTTGATTCAGTTCTGCCAGAGAATCCCCTGCAACAGCCACTGCAGCAAGCATGGAACCACATGCTGCAGAGCTACACCAAGTTCCAGATTGCTACCTGGGGCTCACTGGTTGTGCATGAATTCATCTATTTCTTCTTCTGCCTGCCTGGCTTCCTCTTCCAGTTCCTCCCCTTCATGCAGAAGTACAAGATTCAGGCG gataagCCCGAGACATGGGAGAAACAGTGGAGGTGTTTCAAAATGCTGCTCTTCAATCACTTCTGCATCCAGCTGCCTCTGATCTGTGGAACCTATTACTTCACTGAGTTCTTCAACATCCCTTATGACTGGGACACAATGCCCCGTTG GCCGCTCCTCCTGGCCCAGTGTTTTGGCTGTGCTGTGATTGAAGACACCTGGCATTACTTCCTCCACCGAGCTTTGCATCATCGCAGAATCTACAAATACATCCATAAGGTCCACCATGAGTTTACT tctcCCTTTGGAATGCAGGCTGAATATGCTCACCCTCTGGAGACTCTGATACTGGGGGCTGGATTCTTCATTGGCATCATGGTCTTCTGCAATCATGTGATACTGCTTTGGGCCTGGGTGACCTTCAGACTCTTGGAGACCATTGATGTGCACAG TGGTTATGACATTCCTCTGAACCCTCTGCACCTGATTCCATTCTATGCTGGGGCTCGTTTCCATGACTTCCATCACATGAACTTTGTGGGGAACTATGGGTCCACCTTCACCTGGTGGGACAAGCTGTTCAGCACAGATGCCCAGTTCCACAATCATCAGCAGAAACAGAAACAACAGTGA
- the klhl2 gene encoding kelch-like protein 2 isoform X4 encodes MNFAGEMSESKQKRVRIKEMDGWTLGMLIDYVYTAEIQVTEENVQVLLPAAGLLQLSDVKKACGEFLSSQLHPTNCLGIRAFADLHACADLLTQANTYAEQHFSEVVHCEEFLNLGMDQVCSLIASDKLTIPSEEKVFEAVIAWVTHDKDVRQEHMAHLMEHVRLPLLSKEYLVQRVEEESLVKNSSACKDYLIEAMKYHLLPADQRSMMKTIRTRMRTPVSYPKVMVVVGGQAPKAIRSVECYDFEEDRWYQVAELPSRRCRAGVVYMGGMVYAVGGFNGSLRVRTVDSYDPVKDEWCCVSSMQDRRSTLGAAVLNGLLYAVGGFDGSTGLATVEAYNAKANEWFHIQPMNTRRSSVGVGVVGGILYAIGGYDGATRQCLSTVEAYNPNTNEWTYMAEMGTRRSGAGVGVLKGLLYAVGGHDGPLVRKSCEVYDPANNIWKQVADMNMCRRNAGVCAVNNVLYVVGGDDGSCNLASVEFYNPSTDKWTLLPTGMSTGRSYAGVSVIDKPL; translated from the exons ATGAACTTCGCAG GAGAGATGAGCGAGAGCAAGCAGAAGCGTGTGCGCATTAAGGAGATGGATGGCTGGACGTTGGGCATGCTCATAGACTATGTTTACACCGCAGAGATCCAGGTCACAGAGGAGAATGTACAG GTGCTGTTGCCGGCTGCTGGCCTGCTGCAGTTGTCTGATGTGAAGAAAGCGTGCGGTGAGTTCCTGAGCTCACAGCTCCACCCGACCAACTGCCTGGGCATCAGGGCCTTCGCTGATCTACACGCCTGCGCTGATCTGCTCACACAGGCCAACACATACGccg AACAGCATTTCTCTGAGGTAGTTCACTGTGAGGAGTTTCTTAACCTGGGGATGGACCAGGTGTGCAGTCTCATCGCCAGCGATAAACTCACCATTCCCTCTGAGGAGAAG gTGTTTGAGGCTGTCATAGCTTGGGTGACTCACGATAAGGATGTTAGGCAAGAGCACATGGCTCATCTGATGGAACATGTTCGGCTGCCACTGCTCTCTAAAGAGTACCTGGTGCAG agagtggaggaggagagcctTGTTAAGAACAGCAGCGCATGTAAAGACTACCTGATTGAGGCCATGAAGTACCACCTGTTGCCAGCAGACCAGAGATCCATGATGAAGACCATTAGAACTCGCATGAGGACACCGGTCAGCTACCCCAAG gtgatggtggtggtgggggggcaggCTCCTAAAGCCATTCGCAGTGTGGAGTGTTATGACTTTGAAGAGGATCGCTGGTACCAGGTGGCTGAGCTTCCATCCAGAAGATGTCGAGCAg gggtggtgtATATGGGGGGCATGGTGTATGCTGTGGGGGGCTTTAATGGCTCTCTGCGGGTGCGCACCGTGGACTCGTATGACCCAGTGAAGGATGAGTGGtgctgtgtcagcagcatgcaGGACCGCCGCTCAACACTAGGGGCAGCAGTGCTCAACggcctactgtatgctgttGGGGGGTTTGATGGAAGCACAG GTTTGGCCACTGTTGAGGCCTATAATGCTAAAGCCAATGAGTGGTTCCACATCCAGCCCATGAACACACGCAGGAGCAGTGTTGGCGTGGGAGTCGTTGGAG GAATCCTGTATGCTATTGGAGGTTATGATGGAGCAACGCGCCAATGCCTGAGTACTGTAGAGGCCTACAACCCAAACACTAATGAGTGGACATACATGGCAGAGATGGGCACTCGCCGCAGTGGCGCAG gtgtgggcGTGTTGAAGGGTTTACTGTATGCAGTTGGTGGACATGACGGGCCACTGGTGCGTAAGAGCTGTGAGGTGTATGACCCTGCCAACAACATCTGGAAACAGGTGGCAGACATGAACATGTGCCGCAGGAACGCAG gagtgTGTGCTGTGAATAATGTGCTGTACGTGGTGGGCGGAGATGATGGCTCGTGTAACCTGGCCTCTGTGGAGTTTTACAACCCCAGCACTGACAAATGGACCCTGCTGCCCACCGGCATGAGCACTGGACGCAGCTATGCtg GTGTGTCGGTGATCGATAAGCCCTTGTGA
- the klhl2 gene encoding kelch-like protein 2 isoform X3, producing the protein MFTGQTPLSSARTTPWPHYDYGCAHAPGLCLCVSGEMSESKQKRVRIKEMDGWTLGMLIDYVYTAEIQVTEENVQVLLPAAGLLQLSDVKKACGEFLSSQLHPTNCLGIRAFADLHACADLLTQANTYAEQHFSEVVHCEEFLNLGMDQVCSLIASDKLTIPSEEKVFEAVIAWVTHDKDVRQEHMAHLMEHVRLPLLSKEYLVQRVEEESLVKNSSACKDYLIEAMKYHLLPADQRSMMKTIRTRMRTPVSYPKVMVVVGGQAPKAIRSVECYDFEEDRWYQVAELPSRRCRAGVVYMGGMVYAVGGFNGSLRVRTVDSYDPVKDEWCCVSSMQDRRSTLGAAVLNGLLYAVGGFDGSTGLATVEAYNAKANEWFHIQPMNTRRSSVGVGVVGGILYAIGGYDGATRQCLSTVEAYNPNTNEWTYMAEMGTRRSGAGVGVLKGLLYAVGGHDGPLVRKSCEVYDPANNIWKQVADMNMCRRNAGVCAVNNVLYVVGGDDGSCNLASVEFYNPSTDKWTLLPTGMSTGRSYAGVSVIDKPL; encoded by the exons ATGTTCACAGGTCAGACACCGCTGTCCTCTGCTCGGACCACACCGTGGCCACACTATGACTACGGATGCGCACATGCTCCAgggttgtgcttgtgtgtttcagGAGAGATGAGCGAGAGCAAGCAGAAGCGTGTGCGCATTAAGGAGATGGATGGCTGGACGTTGGGCATGCTCATAGACTATGTTTACACCGCAGAGATCCAGGTCACAGAGGAGAATGTACAG GTGCTGTTGCCGGCTGCTGGCCTGCTGCAGTTGTCTGATGTGAAGAAAGCGTGCGGTGAGTTCCTGAGCTCACAGCTCCACCCGACCAACTGCCTGGGCATCAGGGCCTTCGCTGATCTACACGCCTGCGCTGATCTGCTCACACAGGCCAACACATACGccg AACAGCATTTCTCTGAGGTAGTTCACTGTGAGGAGTTTCTTAACCTGGGGATGGACCAGGTGTGCAGTCTCATCGCCAGCGATAAACTCACCATTCCCTCTGAGGAGAAG gTGTTTGAGGCTGTCATAGCTTGGGTGACTCACGATAAGGATGTTAGGCAAGAGCACATGGCTCATCTGATGGAACATGTTCGGCTGCCACTGCTCTCTAAAGAGTACCTGGTGCAG agagtggaggaggagagcctTGTTAAGAACAGCAGCGCATGTAAAGACTACCTGATTGAGGCCATGAAGTACCACCTGTTGCCAGCAGACCAGAGATCCATGATGAAGACCATTAGAACTCGCATGAGGACACCGGTCAGCTACCCCAAG gtgatggtggtggtgggggggcaggCTCCTAAAGCCATTCGCAGTGTGGAGTGTTATGACTTTGAAGAGGATCGCTGGTACCAGGTGGCTGAGCTTCCATCCAGAAGATGTCGAGCAg gggtggtgtATATGGGGGGCATGGTGTATGCTGTGGGGGGCTTTAATGGCTCTCTGCGGGTGCGCACCGTGGACTCGTATGACCCAGTGAAGGATGAGTGGtgctgtgtcagcagcatgcaGGACCGCCGCTCAACACTAGGGGCAGCAGTGCTCAACggcctactgtatgctgttGGGGGGTTTGATGGAAGCACAG GTTTGGCCACTGTTGAGGCCTATAATGCTAAAGCCAATGAGTGGTTCCACATCCAGCCCATGAACACACGCAGGAGCAGTGTTGGCGTGGGAGTCGTTGGAG GAATCCTGTATGCTATTGGAGGTTATGATGGAGCAACGCGCCAATGCCTGAGTACTGTAGAGGCCTACAACCCAAACACTAATGAGTGGACATACATGGCAGAGATGGGCACTCGCCGCAGTGGCGCAG gtgtgggcGTGTTGAAGGGTTTACTGTATGCAGTTGGTGGACATGACGGGCCACTGGTGCGTAAGAGCTGTGAGGTGTATGACCCTGCCAACAACATCTGGAAACAGGTGGCAGACATGAACATGTGCCGCAGGAACGCAG gagtgTGTGCTGTGAATAATGTGCTGTACGTGGTGGGCGGAGATGATGGCTCGTGTAACCTGGCCTCTGTGGAGTTTTACAACCCCAGCACTGACAAATGGACCCTGCTGCCCACCGGCATGAGCACTGGACGCAGCTATGCtg GTGTGTCGGTGATCGATAAGCCCTTGTGA
- the klhl2 gene encoding kelch-like protein 2 isoform X2: MVVQANAISVHGLKRNNTMEIHPICTKLCAHKPQELKDDLSEKQCPITINPRHMKKAFRVMNELRSQNLLCDVVIVAEDVEISAHRVVLAAGSPYFHAMFTGEMSESKQKRVRIKEMDGWTLGMLIDYVYTAEIQVTEENVQVLLPAAGLLQLSDVKKACGEFLSSQLHPTNCLGIRAFADLHACADLLTQANTYAEQHFSEVVHCEEFLNLGMDQVCSLIASDKLTIPSEEKVFEAVIAWVTHDKDVRQEHMAHLMEHVRLPLLSKEYLVQRVEEESLVKNSSACKDYLIEAMKYHLLPADQRSMMKTIRTRMRTPVSYPKVMVVVGGQAPKAIRSVECYDFEEDRWYQVAELPSRRCRAGVVYMGGMVYAVGGFNGSLRVRTVDSYDPVKDEWCCVSSMQDRRSTLGAAVLNGLLYAVGGFDGSTGLATVEAYNAKANEWFHIQPMNTRRSSVGVGVVGGILYAIGGYDGATRQCLSTVEAYNPNTNEWTYMAEMGTRRSGAGVGVLKGLLYAVGGHDGPLVRKSCEVYDPANNIWKQVADMNMCRRNAGVCAVNNVLYVVGGDDGSCNLASVEFYNPSTDKWTLLPTGMSTGRSYAGVSVIDKPL, from the exons ATGGTGGTGCAAGCCAATGCGATCAGTGTCCACGGCCTGAAGAGAAACAATACAATGGAGATTCATCCAat ATGCACCAAGCTATGTGCACACAAACCCCAGGAGCTGAAGGATGACCTCTCAGAGAAACAGTGCCCTATCACCATAAACCCACGCCACATGAAAAAAGCCTTTCGTGTTATGAATGAACTTCGCAG TCAGAACCTCCTGTGTGATGTGGTGATAGTGGCTGAGGACGTGGAAATCTCTGCTCACAGGGTGGTGCTGGCTGCTGGGAGTCCATACTTCCATGCCATGTTCACAG GAGAGATGAGCGAGAGCAAGCAGAAGCGTGTGCGCATTAAGGAGATGGATGGCTGGACGTTGGGCATGCTCATAGACTATGTTTACACCGCAGAGATCCAGGTCACAGAGGAGAATGTACAG GTGCTGTTGCCGGCTGCTGGCCTGCTGCAGTTGTCTGATGTGAAGAAAGCGTGCGGTGAGTTCCTGAGCTCACAGCTCCACCCGACCAACTGCCTGGGCATCAGGGCCTTCGCTGATCTACACGCCTGCGCTGATCTGCTCACACAGGCCAACACATACGccg AACAGCATTTCTCTGAGGTAGTTCACTGTGAGGAGTTTCTTAACCTGGGGATGGACCAGGTGTGCAGTCTCATCGCCAGCGATAAACTCACCATTCCCTCTGAGGAGAAG gTGTTTGAGGCTGTCATAGCTTGGGTGACTCACGATAAGGATGTTAGGCAAGAGCACATGGCTCATCTGATGGAACATGTTCGGCTGCCACTGCTCTCTAAAGAGTACCTGGTGCAG agagtggaggaggagagcctTGTTAAGAACAGCAGCGCATGTAAAGACTACCTGATTGAGGCCATGAAGTACCACCTGTTGCCAGCAGACCAGAGATCCATGATGAAGACCATTAGAACTCGCATGAGGACACCGGTCAGCTACCCCAAG gtgatggtggtggtgggggggcaggCTCCTAAAGCCATTCGCAGTGTGGAGTGTTATGACTTTGAAGAGGATCGCTGGTACCAGGTGGCTGAGCTTCCATCCAGAAGATGTCGAGCAg gggtggtgtATATGGGGGGCATGGTGTATGCTGTGGGGGGCTTTAATGGCTCTCTGCGGGTGCGCACCGTGGACTCGTATGACCCAGTGAAGGATGAGTGGtgctgtgtcagcagcatgcaGGACCGCCGCTCAACACTAGGGGCAGCAGTGCTCAACggcctactgtatgctgttGGGGGGTTTGATGGAAGCACAG GTTTGGCCACTGTTGAGGCCTATAATGCTAAAGCCAATGAGTGGTTCCACATCCAGCCCATGAACACACGCAGGAGCAGTGTTGGCGTGGGAGTCGTTGGAG GAATCCTGTATGCTATTGGAGGTTATGATGGAGCAACGCGCCAATGCCTGAGTACTGTAGAGGCCTACAACCCAAACACTAATGAGTGGACATACATGGCAGAGATGGGCACTCGCCGCAGTGGCGCAG gtgtgggcGTGTTGAAGGGTTTACTGTATGCAGTTGGTGGACATGACGGGCCACTGGTGCGTAAGAGCTGTGAGGTGTATGACCCTGCCAACAACATCTGGAAACAGGTGGCAGACATGAACATGTGCCGCAGGAACGCAG gagtgTGTGCTGTGAATAATGTGCTGTACGTGGTGGGCGGAGATGATGGCTCGTGTAACCTGGCCTCTGTGGAGTTTTACAACCCCAGCACTGACAAATGGACCCTGCTGCCCACCGGCATGAGCACTGGACGCAGCTATGCtg GTGTGTCGGTGATCGATAAGCCCTTGTGA
- the klhl2 gene encoding kelch-like protein 2 isoform X1, giving the protein MVVQANAISVHGLKRNNTMEIHPICTKLCAHKPQELKDDLSEKQCPITINPRHMKKAFRVMNELRSQNLLCDVVIVAEDVEISAHRVVLAAGSPYFHAMFTGQTPLSSARTTPWPHYDYGCAHAPGLCLCVSGEMSESKQKRVRIKEMDGWTLGMLIDYVYTAEIQVTEENVQVLLPAAGLLQLSDVKKACGEFLSSQLHPTNCLGIRAFADLHACADLLTQANTYAEQHFSEVVHCEEFLNLGMDQVCSLIASDKLTIPSEEKVFEAVIAWVTHDKDVRQEHMAHLMEHVRLPLLSKEYLVQRVEEESLVKNSSACKDYLIEAMKYHLLPADQRSMMKTIRTRMRTPVSYPKVMVVVGGQAPKAIRSVECYDFEEDRWYQVAELPSRRCRAGVVYMGGMVYAVGGFNGSLRVRTVDSYDPVKDEWCCVSSMQDRRSTLGAAVLNGLLYAVGGFDGSTGLATVEAYNAKANEWFHIQPMNTRRSSVGVGVVGGILYAIGGYDGATRQCLSTVEAYNPNTNEWTYMAEMGTRRSGAGVGVLKGLLYAVGGHDGPLVRKSCEVYDPANNIWKQVADMNMCRRNAGVCAVNNVLYVVGGDDGSCNLASVEFYNPSTDKWTLLPTGMSTGRSYAGVSVIDKPL; this is encoded by the exons ATGGTGGTGCAAGCCAATGCGATCAGTGTCCACGGCCTGAAGAGAAACAATACAATGGAGATTCATCCAat ATGCACCAAGCTATGTGCACACAAACCCCAGGAGCTGAAGGATGACCTCTCAGAGAAACAGTGCCCTATCACCATAAACCCACGCCACATGAAAAAAGCCTTTCGTGTTATGAATGAACTTCGCAG TCAGAACCTCCTGTGTGATGTGGTGATAGTGGCTGAGGACGTGGAAATCTCTGCTCACAGGGTGGTGCTGGCTGCTGGGAGTCCATACTTCCATGCCATGTTCACAGGTCAGACACCGCTGTCCTCTGCTCGGACCACACCGTGGCCACACTATGACTACGGATGCGCACATGCTCCAgggttgtgcttgtgtgtttcagGAGAGATGAGCGAGAGCAAGCAGAAGCGTGTGCGCATTAAGGAGATGGATGGCTGGACGTTGGGCATGCTCATAGACTATGTTTACACCGCAGAGATCCAGGTCACAGAGGAGAATGTACAG GTGCTGTTGCCGGCTGCTGGCCTGCTGCAGTTGTCTGATGTGAAGAAAGCGTGCGGTGAGTTCCTGAGCTCACAGCTCCACCCGACCAACTGCCTGGGCATCAGGGCCTTCGCTGATCTACACGCCTGCGCTGATCTGCTCACACAGGCCAACACATACGccg AACAGCATTTCTCTGAGGTAGTTCACTGTGAGGAGTTTCTTAACCTGGGGATGGACCAGGTGTGCAGTCTCATCGCCAGCGATAAACTCACCATTCCCTCTGAGGAGAAG gTGTTTGAGGCTGTCATAGCTTGGGTGACTCACGATAAGGATGTTAGGCAAGAGCACATGGCTCATCTGATGGAACATGTTCGGCTGCCACTGCTCTCTAAAGAGTACCTGGTGCAG agagtggaggaggagagcctTGTTAAGAACAGCAGCGCATGTAAAGACTACCTGATTGAGGCCATGAAGTACCACCTGTTGCCAGCAGACCAGAGATCCATGATGAAGACCATTAGAACTCGCATGAGGACACCGGTCAGCTACCCCAAG gtgatggtggtggtgggggggcaggCTCCTAAAGCCATTCGCAGTGTGGAGTGTTATGACTTTGAAGAGGATCGCTGGTACCAGGTGGCTGAGCTTCCATCCAGAAGATGTCGAGCAg gggtggtgtATATGGGGGGCATGGTGTATGCTGTGGGGGGCTTTAATGGCTCTCTGCGGGTGCGCACCGTGGACTCGTATGACCCAGTGAAGGATGAGTGGtgctgtgtcagcagcatgcaGGACCGCCGCTCAACACTAGGGGCAGCAGTGCTCAACggcctactgtatgctgttGGGGGGTTTGATGGAAGCACAG GTTTGGCCACTGTTGAGGCCTATAATGCTAAAGCCAATGAGTGGTTCCACATCCAGCCCATGAACACACGCAGGAGCAGTGTTGGCGTGGGAGTCGTTGGAG GAATCCTGTATGCTATTGGAGGTTATGATGGAGCAACGCGCCAATGCCTGAGTACTGTAGAGGCCTACAACCCAAACACTAATGAGTGGACATACATGGCAGAGATGGGCACTCGCCGCAGTGGCGCAG gtgtgggcGTGTTGAAGGGTTTACTGTATGCAGTTGGTGGACATGACGGGCCACTGGTGCGTAAGAGCTGTGAGGTGTATGACCCTGCCAACAACATCTGGAAACAGGTGGCAGACATGAACATGTGCCGCAGGAACGCAG gagtgTGTGCTGTGAATAATGTGCTGTACGTGGTGGGCGGAGATGATGGCTCGTGTAACCTGGCCTCTGTGGAGTTTTACAACCCCAGCACTGACAAATGGACCCTGCTGCCCACCGGCATGAGCACTGGACGCAGCTATGCtg GTGTGTCGGTGATCGATAAGCCCTTGTGA